The genomic window GGAACGAACGCTCGCTGCGCCGATTGACATCGTAAGTGCGGAAGCCTCCGCCATCCGGGTTGAGGCGACAGCACGAAGACCTCGTCAGCATCCTCCGCGGTGCTGGCGGGGTTTTTTTAGTTTCGCAGGAGAGATGCAGCAGACCATAGCGGCTGCCAGCGTTGCGGCCTTCGGCCGGCAGTTCGATCCTTCCTCGCGGCACCGAAAGACGTTTCTTTTTGTGAGCGCGGAACAAGATTTTCGCGCACACGTTGAAGTCGTCTTCAGGCAGAAGAGGCCCGACATGCCCGCGTGGCTCGAAGTCCTGCTCAACCTGTGCGGCTATGCCGGTTTCGTGGCGCTCGCGACGCGCGGCGGCACGTTCCGGGATACGTCCGCGAACGACCGGATCTGCGGCGAGAAGCGCTAGTTCGCGTGCAGCGCCTGCCCTGCCGTGCGCACCAGCCGATCGGCCTTGACCGCGACACCGGTGTCCTCGGCCTGCGGCCGCAGCGAGAAGCTGATCCCCACGAAAGCGAGACAGAAGAGCGTGCCGACGATGGCGACGCGCCGGTAGGTGTGGCGATCGCCTTGATGAAAGGACGGCTCTGAAAATGGCGTCATGACAAAATGGCTTCTTCGCAAAATCGCTTCTTGATTGTCGTTGCCACACACCTATCCCAAGTAGCGGCAAGCGCAACGCGATTGGGCTTTTAACCTAACCGAATAGGGTTATCGGCTTTCGGACAAGGTTTCGTTAGACGTTGCGCCAAGATCTCGGTGCGCCGCGCCCGACCGCCTTTGTTCCAGCTTCGACTCCCTTTCGTTCGCGAAGAACGAATCGGAATCGAAGAAATCGGCGCGGAGCAACTCTTAACAAGTGGTGTGAGCGCGCGCGGCGAGTGCCCGATCACGTGAGGTCGATCGCTGCGGCACCAACAGTTTGTCCTGGCGCAGCCGCGAGTCGCGGTCGCAACAAACGACTGCCTGCAAAAGCCAGCCGTGACCGACATGTCCCGCATCGATACAGAAGGCACGGCTTGTTCTGCATCCGACTCCATTTCGTTCGCAAAGAACGAATCGGAGTCGGAAAAATCAGAGAGACGCGAATCCTAACGATCGATGAAAGCGGGCGCCGCCACCGGCACAGGACTCTTCGGCGGCAAAATTTTCGGCGGCAAGAATTTAGAGGCGATTGTGAACACGATGACGATCTCGCGGCACGACTCGCACCGAAAGCTGTTGGGTGAGTTTGCCGTCATCGGCTTGGCGCATTGCGGGCACGTCATGCTGCACGAACGCGTGACTTCACACGTTCGTTCCGTCGCACGTTGCGTCCACTCTCGCCGATCCACTCACGCCGCCCGCCTTGCTTTGCCCTTCTCCGAAAAGCATTCCAGGATCTGGATGCGCAGCTCCTCTGCAGCCGGGCCTTCGAGCTTCCTGAGCTCGTTCCAGAGCCTGATCACTTCGCGCTGTTTCTCGACGGTCATGAATCACCTCCAAGAGAAGATGATTGACTAGAACAAAATGAGAACAAAAAGTCCAGCCCCTCCCCGAAATTCCACAGGGGCACGGCGGCTTGAACCTTTTCCGCGCTGCGCGGGACCCATGGAGGCTGGGGATTTCAGGGCCCAGTCATACGGCAGCGCCGCCTGACGAACATACTCCGTCATCGCGGCGCTGTTGCTTTTTGGATTTTCAACCTTACGTTACGAACGTAGCCGGCGGCCAGGCGCTGAAATCCCAACGCCGTCGGCCAAGAGAGCCCCGTGCGAAAGCGCGGGGTTTTTCTTGTCAGCCGCGGTTGCGCGGCAGGCGACGGCCGGCGGGCCCTGTGGTTTCTCCTGATCGTCGTGGTGATGTTCGGCATTGCCGTCGCCGAGCACCACCTCGACTTCAGCCGCTGATCCGTTGCGATGCTGCGCGAAGTGGCCCCGGCATCGCCGGCGCCTTAGACGGCGTCCTTGGCCACCTTCAGCGGCGAGGCCTTGACCGACTTGCTCGCCGGCTTGGCCGCAAACTGCATCGGCTCCTTGGTGAAGGGATTGATGCCCATCCGGGCTTCGGTCGCGGGCTTGTTCACCACCGACATCTTGACGAAGCCGGGAATGACGAACTCGCCGGACTCGTTGAGCTCCTTGTAGCCCACCGTCGCCATGTATTCGATCACCGACTTCACGTCGTTCTTCGACAGCTGCGTGCCTTCCGCAATTGCATCGATCAATTGGGTCTTCGTCATCTTCGCCATGTTCTGAATTCCTTTGAAGGGATGCGCGTGCGTAAACTCTGCTGTGGACGCGGCCGGACCGCGGAGGCGCGCTTCTAATTCATGCCAGAGGTCATGAAGTGACCGGGCTTAGAGCCTATCGAGGCCCAAAACGCAAGCAGGGGTTCTCTAGGGTTCCCGACTTCCTGTGAAAGATGTTGCAGCATTTGCCGATTCTTTTTGAACCATTTGCCGCCTGGCGCGTCTTACTCGTTGAAGTCCCTAAGCTTCACCCCACCAGAAAGCCCCGCTTCCCCCAGGCGGGGTTTTCGCTTTTGCCGGCCTGATAGAGCGCCGCGGCTGCTATATGGTCGAAAGGTTTCTCGTGGGGGACTCATGAAGGTCGCTATCGTCATCGCCGGCTTGATCGTTGTTGCAATCGCCGCCCTCGTCGCCATCCAGCCGAGCTTCTTGAAGCCCGCGTCCCTGGCCCTCGTGAAGAAATCCGACATCTTCGGTTTCTCGCCCGGGATGACATTCGACGAGACCAGCAAGCTCGTCAGTCAACGTCGCTACCTCTGCCGCCAGATCCGGGGCTCGTACGTCCTCGAATGCGAGATCAATGGCGCCAAGGTCACGGTCGATAGTGACGACGCTGACGCCAAGCATCCGATCTGGCGTGTCCATGCGGAGTTGAACAATCCGGGGCCGCAGGAAGCCGCCGTCAAATCGATCTCCGACCAGTTCAACGCCCAGCCGATCAAGGTCCGCGCGGGATGGACATGGATCGTCGGCCGTGAGCTCAAGCTGAGCTATGACGGCCTCGCCTTGAACCTCGTGGACGAGGCTGCGGAGGCCAAGCTTCGCAAAGACGAAGCCAGGCGCTAGCGAGCACGACGAGTCACCTCATCGTGAAACTTGTGACTGGGCACGCCTTGTTGAGACTTCGGTAACCTAACGCCTCCAATCTCGCATCAGTATCGTTGCGTTGGAGTATCCTCACAGTGCTGGATTTTAACGAGCTGCGTGAACTCGCGGCTGATGTACGCGTTTTTGTCGATATCGCCGAGGACAAGGCCGAAGCGCTGCGAGCCGTCATCGCAGCTTATGACGTCGTGCTCGCGATCTTCCCCTCTGGTGACGGCATGGGCCTCCATGTCATCAAAGGCAAAGAGATCCTGGACAAGATCGCAAACTCGCGGAGCCATGCGATGTACAGCCACACGGCCATCGCGGTCCCCGACCTCGAGCACGCAGAAGTGCTCAAATACCTGACGGCGCCGGTCGAGCAACGGATCGCAGCCTGAAGCGGATGCGTTTTGATTGAATCGGTGCGGGCCGTGAGCACCTCTCCCCTAGGGAGAGGTCGGATCGCATCGCAAGATGCGATCCGGGTGGGCGAGCCTTCCCACATTCACTGGCCGCCCAGCACGAACACCGTGAAGCCAATCACGATGCAGCCGAGCCCGAAGACCGCCGTCACGATTTCGACGACGTTTTCCAGACCGAAGAATCTGACGATGGCGCTCCATGCGGCAGACAGGAGCATCTCCGCGATCGCGCAGAGCAGGCCTTGAAGCATGGCAATAGGTCGCGTCGGTCGTCAGCGGGGTTCAACCGCCGTAACCGCTCGGCCTGTCCCGCAGTAGAACCGCCCCTCACCGAACGTCCCCGGCCTTCCGGCTCTCACCAATTGAAACCGGCTTGTTCAGGAAATAGTCGCGGTTACCGGTCGCAGCTTCCGCGTACTGGTCGATGGCCACGATGATGGCCTGGACGTGGGCATAGCACCACCCTTCCCGCGTCGCTCTTCGGCGAACGTCCTCGAGCGCGGTCAGGAAGGGCGATAGCTCTCTCTCATCGTCGAACCAACGCCTGCTCACCATGTCCTCCCGCCGAGCACCCTGCCCTTGGTCTGGCGCGGCTGCGCGCTCTTCAGCGCGTCCCGCTGGGCGCAAAGACTTTCAATCTTCGCTTCCATCCGCGACAGCAGCGCTTCGGCCGAGGCCGTCCCGACTCCCGCCCGCTGCAATTGGAGGATCTCCTTCCTCTGCCTTCCCATCCGGATGCGCATCCGTTCGATCTCCCGCCTGACAACGTCCAGGTCCGGCATGTTCAGCCCCGCGATTTTGAATATGGTCCATGAGAACAAAAACGGAACGAAAAGTCGAGTCCGACGTTGGACTGAGAAGGAGGAATTGTGCCGCCTGCGCCGCCCTTACGTCGCACCCGCCCAGAAGGGATGCACGCGTGCGAGTGCGCGGGTAGCTCTACCTTCCATAGGGAACAGACGATCGCCGCTCGTTTTGACTAGGCTGACCCAAATGCTGGAGGAGCCGGGATGCCGTACTTCATGCCCAAGCAGGACCAGGCGCAACGCACTTACAAGGTGCTTGCCGACGTCTTCTGCGCGATCATGCTCGCGACCTTCTCGATTGTGTTCTTCGGACTGCTCGGCGGTGTTGTTGCCTTCGTTCTACTTGAGGCCGGCCTGCTTGCGATCGATTGGCTCTTGCCGAACGAGGATGACGATGCGGCAGGCGTTGTTCGCTAGCGGACTTTCCCGTGGTAGCCCCACGCCGACTTGCTCAAACCCATGTTGCTCGAACTCATGAGGTCGACGAGCACGGTGCAAGTCCGGCCGGCTCCCGCTTGTTGGCCAGCGACCACTATTAGAGGCCTAGAAAAGGACTCCGAGCGCGACCGGGATGGCTCTCGCACACAAAGCCGATGCCAAGCCAGATCGGGCAATCAGGCTTTGTCAGAACAGATCGCCTATGAGCTTGAGGATGCTGACGATCAGGCCCGAGAGACATGCTGCAGTGCCGAGGTCGGCCAGATAAAGCAACACGTCACGTTCGTCCTCACTCAGTTCTGCCAGTGCCTTGCGCATCTTCCCTCTCCATGGCCTCGATCAGCTCTTCGTCATCGAGAACATCCAGCAGATCATTGATTGTCTTGTTGCCGTCGCGCGCCCCCGGCTCGACATAGCTTGCGAGAATGGCCTGGGCCTGCTTGACGGCTGCCCTCACGCGATCCGGTTTCACGGCCGGTACTCCACGCATACTGTGGAAGCTAAAACGCAGCTAGGAACGGCGCGTTCCTTTGCTCAGCCCCTTGAATGAGCTGGCGCGCAACAACCCTTCGGATGTGATGTCGCGATACTCCACGTCAGCGTAGAACTTCGGCTCGACCCAGGTGGCCTTCGGCTTACTGACGGGCTTGGTGAGCTTGGTTTTGGGGCTGACGACGGTCTCCAGTGCCTTGCGGATCTCCGCGGACTTGGTTCGAGACCAGCCGGTCCCGACTTTGCCCATGTAGCGCAGCTCTTTGCCCTCCCGCTTGCCGAGGTATAGCGCCGCGACGCCGGAGGGATCTTTGATGAACCCGACCACGGGAAATTTCTCGCGCTGGACAGCCTTGATCTTCTGCCAGGCTTCGACCCGGTCCGACCGGTACGGCGCGTCAACCCGCTTCGAGATGATGCCTTCGTAGTTGAGCTTGCTTGCAGCCTCGAACAACGCCTGCCCGTCCCCGACATGGTGCTCGCTGTAGACGATCGGCTTCTCCAGCTTGTGGCTCTCGATCAGCTGCTTCAGCAGCTCTTTGCGGGCAAGCTGGGACAAGTTCCGAAGGTCTCGCCCATCGAGCCACAGGAGATCGAAGGCGAAGTACAGCAGGCGATCCTGATCGCCCCTTGCGAGATCGGCCTGCAGCTCGGCGAAGCTGGGACGATCCTCGTGGATGACCACGACCTCGCCATCCACGATCGCCTGTCCCTGGATGTCGAAGGCGCCCGCAATGGTGGAAAACTTGTTCGTCCAATCCAAACCTTTCCGCGTCAAGGCTCTGCGGTCGTCGCCGTCAATGCGGAGCTGGATGCGGTAGCCGTCGTATTTGATCTCGTGAATCCACTGAGCCCCCGAAGGCGGCTTCATCTTCGGGACCGCCAGCTGCGGGCTGATGAAGCCCGGCATGGGCGCGGCTTCCGGCGCTTTGGCCGGAGGTGCCTTGGTACGCTTCGCCACTGACGCAACTCACGAGAGCCCGCCGCTGGCGTTGAGCGCTGAGGCGGGCAGTGCACCTGCCTTACTCACGTGTCGCAAACGCGGAGGCGTTCTCCGCGTTCCGAAATTCTGGCTGAGGTTGGGTGGGGCCAGGCGATCTACTAGGACGCGGTCTCCCGCGCGGCCGACTTGACCAGGGAGCTGCGATGCTCGTTGCAGAATCAACTGCTGGGACCTGGGATCGGCTTCTTCTCGGAGCTGACAATGATCTCTCGAAGTACTGCTCTGGCAGCCTGGAGATCCGCTGTCTCAAAGCCCTCAGCGAACTGGCCATAGAGCGGACTGAGCAGGTCGTGAGCTTCGCTGCGCCGGCGCTGTTCTATCCAAAGTCGCGCGAGCGATGTCGCTGCGCGCAGTTCCCAGAGCTTGGCGCCTTGCCGGCGCGCGGTTGCAGCGGCATGGCAGAGCCGTGCTTCCGCGGCGATCGGATCGGGCCTCGGCAGCCGCAGCATCAGCTCGCCCATCATCCGATGGAGTTCGGCCTCGAACCACCGCTCGCCGGTTTCTTCCACGCGGTCGAGCGCCTTTGCAATCAAATCCAAGCCTTCCTCCACTGCGCCGGAGCGGCCAAGCGCCTCGGCCTGGAGGCCGAGAAAATGCGGCTCATAGACATTTGCCCCGGTGGCACGCCAAGCCGGCAAGCCCTGCCGAAGCTGCGCCAGCCCTGTCTCTAACTCACCTGACTCGGTCAGAGCCCATCCGCGGATCACGGTGGCAGGCGCAAGGAAATGCGGAAAACCCTGCTCGGTCGAGAGCTCAACCAGTGCCTCGGCTCGATTCCGGGCTTCGGGCGCCGCCCGGCGGTACTGCTCGAAGAGACACGCGAACAGGAGAGCGTACGCCAGCGTGTTGAGGTGATTGAGATCGTTGGCGGCATCGAGCGCTTCGCGGCTCCGTGCCAAGGCCTGTTCCGGATAGCCCAGCGCCAACAACGTCCATGACAGCGCCGACAGCGCCGCCACCCGAGGATCCTGCACGTAGAAAAAGGCGAGCGAGCGATGCCGCTCTGGGTCGTAGAGCGCGAGCGTCCGCTCCAGATGGAGGCGGGCAGCGGCGATCTCGCCGCGCCACAGGGCACCGGTCCCGCTGACGCGGTGAGCAACTATGGTTGCGGAAGTTTCCTGATGATTCTGCGCCCGGCGCAAAAACTCGTCTGCCACGTCGCGCGCCGCGTTGTGCTCGGCGCGCACGCCGTGAAACACCCATTGACCATAGAGCACGGGCCAGAGCTGGGCGGTGGCTCCGATCTGCTCGCAGAGCTCGCGGGCACGGGCGTTGGCCCGTCCAGCTTCCGGCGACGCCCAGCCTTGCGTGGCCATCAGCGCGACGCCCAACGCAACCTGCAGGTCAAGTTCGCGCCGCCTTCGATCGGCCTCGGGCAACCCCGCGGCAAGATTCAATCCGTTCCGTAACTGCGCAAGCGCTTCAGCCATAGCCGATCGGGCGATGGCTCGTTGTCCCGCCTTCAACCAATACTCGGTCGCCGGCTCGATCAGTCCGCCCTCCGTGTAGTAGTGGGCCACAAGTTCGGGCTGCGCCTGCATAGTCTCCGGAAAATGCTGCTCGATCGCAGCGGCGATGCGGGCGTGCAGGCGCTGTCGCTTGACGCGCACCAGGGTCGCATAGGCGGCGTCCTGCACGAGCGCATGCTTGAAGCTGTAGGTTGCCTGCGGCGGCGTCCCGCGCCGGAACACGAGGCCCGAATCGACGAGGTCATCCAACCCCGCCTGCAGGTCGCTCTCCGGCAACTGCGCCGTCCTCGCCAGCAGTTCATAAGAGAATTCCCGCCCGATCGCGGCCGCGACCTGGGCCACCTCACGAGCGGGGGCCAGCCGGTCAAGCCGGGCCAACAGCGATTCCTGGAGTGTGGTTGGGATTGCCATGGGCTGCAGCGGCCCCGCGAGCGCGTAATGGTCGCCCTCATCGCGGAGTAGATTGGTCTCCAGCACAGTCCGCGTCAGCTCCTCGACGAACAGCGGCACGCCGTCGGTCTTCGCGACGATCTGGTCGAGCACCGCAGGCGGCAGCGCCTTGCCGCCGCTCAGCCGCGCGACCATTGCCGCGCCCTGCCGGCGGCTCAACCGGCTGAGGGTCAGCGGGGTCACATGGGCATAGCGCGTCCAGCGCCGCACGAACTCGGGCCGGAAGGTGATGAGGACGAGCACGGGGGCGCCTTGCACCCGGTCGACCAGCAGATCGAGCAGCTCGAGCGAGGTCGGATCTGCCCAGTGCACATCCTCAAACAAGGCGAGGACGGGCCGGCGCGTCGCAAGCCCCAGGACCTGATCGACCAACGCCTCGAGCGTCCGCTCCTTCTGCCGATGCGGGCTCATGTCGAGCGGCAGGTAGCGCGCATCCGTCTCGAGCGACAGCAATGCCGCGAGCAGCGGAGCCACCGCGGCGACATGTTCGGTCGATAGCGCGAGCAGCGCCTCGAGCTTGTCGAGCCGCGTTGCAGCGGGATCGTCCGCAGCAAAGCCCGCCGCCCGCTCCAGATGCCCGATCACAGGATAGAGCGGGCTGGTCTGATGGTGCGGTGAGCAGTAGTGGCTCAGGGCCGTATGCGGCTCATTCTCAAGTCGCCCGCGCAGCGCCCGCAGAAGGCGCGACTTGCCGATGCCAGGCTCGCCCGTCAGCAGAACCACCTGGCCATCTCCCTCCTTGGCCCGCTCCCAGTGCTCGAGCAACAGGCCGATCTCATGGTCGCGACCGACCAGCGGCGTCAGGCCAGCCCCGTGCAACGCCTCGAACCGGCTCTCGGCGGCGCCTTCCCCGACCACGCGCCAGGGCCGCACCGGAACGGGAAAGCCTTTCAAGATCTGCATGCCGAGCTCGGTAAGCTCGAACAGTCCGCCGATGAGCTCGCGGGTGCGGGCGGAAATCACCACAGTGCCGGGCGCGGCCATTGTCTGCAGGCGCGCCGCGAGGTTCGGCGTGTCACCGACCACGGTCTCCTCGCGCGCCGCACCTTCGCCGATCAACTCGCCGACAACCACCGGACCGGTCGCAATGCCCACACGGGCCGCCAGCGTGTCGCCATCCGCCGATGCCAGGCTGTGTACCGCCGCGACAGCCGCGAGGCCGGCGCGCACCGCGCGTTCGGCCTCATCCTCATGGGCGCGCGGATAGCCGAAATAGGCCAGCACGCCATCGCCCATGTACTTCGCCACGTGCCCTTCGAACCGCGCGATCGCGCCCGCCACTGCACTCTGATAAGACCGCAGGACTTGCGCCATTTCCTCCGGATCGAGCCGCGCCGCGAGCGCGGTCGAGTCGACCAGGTCGACAAACATCACGGTGAGCTGGCGGCGCTCAGCCTCCGGTGCAAGCGCAGCGCTGCCGGAGGTGACGGTGGGTACGGCCGTAACAGGGGTGGTTGCCGACATCGAGCCGGCGCGCAGTGCAGCAATGGCGGCAAGCAGCTTGCGGCGATGGCCGATCGAGACGATCCCGAGCCCGACCAGATCCTCGGCCGTGAGGTCCATGAGGACCTCGGGATCGATGTCGTTCTCCCGGAACGCCTGTTCGTACTGTCCCAGCCCCAGACCACATAGCCAGGTCCCGATGTCCATGGGCTCCTCCCGGCTTTGGTATTCAGCGCTAAGGTGCTCCAGTCTATCTCAAGATGGCGTGCGCCGGGCGCGGTGAAACGTCACGAGTAGAGCGCGGAGGGAGGGCAGAATTTCGGTGACAGTGCACCAAATTCATTCGCCAGACGCCCTGCGCCCCCGCGCCTTCGATCAACGCTAGCGGCGCCTGAATTGAGTGCACTGTCACCGCAACTCCGTAACTCCAGCTGCCGCTGTTTCCACGCCCTAACGTCGGCTTGCGGGGGCGAACGGACCAGGACGAATATGGCGGCGACGTCCCCCATGTGACCTCCAGCAGACGTTCGCTGGGTCGACTTTTGTTCTGGCGTCGCGCCGGTTCCGGGTGCACACTGGTTCTATCACCGCACGGCGCTGTGCTTTGATCGGTGATGAGAACGCCGGTATGCGCTCCCTCCCAATTCAGCAGGGAAAGGAGAGTGCCATGGGAAGACACTCACAATCCCACATTGACGACAACCTGAACGCGGAACGTGCCCGCATCATAGCGGAACTGGAAAATGCGCAGCCAGGACCACAGCGTGATCTTCTAGAAAGCAAACTGCGCCAGCTCGAAACCGCTTCTCATATTGATGAATGGCTGACGTCGTCGGGTCTGCAACCCCCCGAGGAATAAGGCCGTCTCAGGCCGACCGAGCGCGTGAGGGTCAGCAGATAGCGAGAGGGTCTTTCGATGACTATCACCCTCAACCACACCATCGTCCCTGCCCGCGACAAGAGGGCAGCGGCGCAATTTTTTGCGCGCATTTTTGGCCTCCATGCCGATCCGAAAGACGGCCATTTCGCGCCGGTACGTATCAACGACACGCTCACGCTCCTCTTCGACGACGACGAGGCGTTCGAGAGCCACCACTACGCCTTCCACGTCAGCGATGCCGAGTTCGATGCCATCTTCGGCCGCATTCGCGAGGTGAATCTCGCCTATGGCAGCGCACCGTGGAGCCTCGACGACGGTAAGCTCAACGACTGGAACGGCGGCCGCGGCGTCTATTTTCGCGACCCTGACGGCCACGTGCTAGAACTCATGACCGTACCGCAGTGAGCCGCTACAGCGATGAGGCGATCGAGGAAATTGTCGTTGTGTCGTGTGTGAGATTATCTGTAATTACGGCGACAGTGCACAAATTCATTCCCAGATGTCCTGCTCCCCGCGCCTTCGTTCGACGCTAGCGGCGCCTGTCAATTGAGTGCACTGTCACCGTACTTCCGAGGGGTTGACATTGAGGTCAACAAACTCCGAGATGCGGCGCAAGAGCGGGACTTTGGTGAGCCGGCAGAGCTCGTAGGATGGGTAGAGCGAAGCGAAACCCATCGAGGGCCTCGTTGCCTGACGAAACATGATGGGTTTCGCAAGTGCTCTACATCCTACGAGCTGCGAGTCCGGCCGCTAGAGTATTGGGTCTATCCGCAAGAGGAACACCCAAGAACCAAGTGCGTTTACGCGCGGAGGGCTTTGGAATGAAGCCGACGAAGCAGCTCAAGCAGCAGGCCCTGGTAGCCGAGCGGGCGGCTCGGGAAACCGCAGACGAGTTCGTGTCGCGGCAGTTGAAGGCGTTGGCCTCAGGCTTCAGGGCCCAAGCAAAGGTCATCAAGAAGAAAAAGAAGAAGGGGCCTAGCCGCCACGCCTGAGGCGCTATTGAAGACCCCGTCCACCCGATGGCTGGGTCAGGTCAGTGGCTCTCCAATAGACACTGGCAACAACAGGCACCGTCGGGGTCTCGACGCAGCGTCCCATAGGAACAGGTCGACAGGTCGGAATCAATGATCAAGCGGTGCCGGCATGCTCCTTCTGCATGTTGGCACTGAAAGCCCCGTGGCGTCGTCGCTGCGGGGCTTTCCTTGAGGAGGCCGTCATGAGGATCGCGCAGGCGATGAGCCCGCACCTCTGGTGCTTTTCGGCATGGCCGTTCTCCCTGTCATCGCGGTGCTGGCGTGGTTCGCGTTCTGACTTCAATTGACGATATTCCGAGGCGCACTTCGGCTCGGCAGGGCCACTTAAGCCCCTTTGCCGTTCCTGTTGAGCTAAGAGCGCCGGCACGCGGAGTCGAGATGACTTAGTCTCTCAATGTTGCGAGTTCGTCGATGGAAAGGGGAATCGATTTGTATGGCCTCCTGAGATGAGGAAGCACTCACGCAATCGAGAGCGCAAAGGGAAGGTGGCACGCAATTGTCACGCGAACCCCTGCACCATGTTTGAATTTGCTGCTATTTAATGCCCGTCGTGTCGAAACGGGCGGAAACTTCCTACAACGTTCTGAGAAGGATAACAACCATGCGATATCTCCACACCATGCTGCGCGTGCGCAATCTCGATGTCGCGCTGAAGTTTTACCAGGATGCGCTGGGCTTGAAGGAGGTGCGGCGGATCGAGAACGACAAGGGGCGCTTCACGCTGGTGTTCCTGTGCTCGGCGGATGATCTCGAAGCGCTGAAGAAGCAGCCCTCGAGCCGCGGCGCGCCGCTGGTCGAGCTCACCTATAATTGGGACGAGGAGAAATACGGCGAGGATCGCTTCTTCGGCCATCTTGCCTATGAGGTCGACGACATCTACGCCACGTGCGAGAAGCTGATGAAGGCCGGCGTCACCATCAACCGGCCGCCGCGCGACGGCAACATGGCCTTCGTCCGCTCGCCCGACCTGCACTCGATCGAGCTGCTGCAGAAGGGCGAGCCGAAGCCGCCGCAGGAGCCCTGGTCGTCGATGCCGAATACCGGCCACTGGTAAGGCGCTCGGCAGGAACAAGGCCCCTCGCCCGCCGTTCTCTTCGCAACGAAGCCGATTGGAGGAGGATGCGATGGCGAGAGGGCTGTTGCTGTGGCTGCTTGGCGTGCCGATCCCGGTGATCATTCTGTTGTGGTTGTTCTTCGGCCGCTGAGCGCCGCGTTGAATTTGCAATGAAGGCTCCGCCCCGGGCGGAGCTTTTTGCATGAGGGGCTCGGCGCAA from Bradyrhizobium zhanjiangense includes these protein-coding regions:
- a CDS encoding VOC family protein; the encoded protein is MTITLNHTIVPARDKRAAAQFFARIFGLHADPKDGHFAPVRINDTLTLLFDDDEAFESHHYAFHVSDAEFDAIFGRIREVNLAYGSAPWSLDDGKLNDWNGGRGVYFRDPDGHVLELMTVPQ
- the ligD gene encoding non-homologous end-joining DNA ligase, producing the protein MAKRTKAPPAKAPEAAPMPGFISPQLAVPKMKPPSGAQWIHEIKYDGYRIQLRIDGDDRRALTRKGLDWTNKFSTIAGAFDIQGQAIVDGEVVVIHEDRPSFAELQADLARGDQDRLLYFAFDLLWLDGRDLRNLSQLARKELLKQLIESHKLEKPIVYSEHHVGDGQALFEAASKLNYEGIISKRVDAPYRSDRVEAWQKIKAVQREKFPVVGFIKDPSGVAALYLGKREGKELRYMGKVGTGWSRTKSAEIRKALETVVSPKTKLTKPVSKPKATWVEPKFYADVEYRDITSEGLLRASSFKGLSKGTRRS
- a CDS encoding VOC family protein, whose protein sequence is MRYLHTMLRVRNLDVALKFYQDALGLKEVRRIENDKGRFTLVFLCSADDLEALKKQPSSRGAPLVELTYNWDEEKYGEDRFFGHLAYEVDDIYATCEKLMKAGVTINRPPRDGNMAFVRSPDLHSIELLQKGEPKPPQEPWSSMPNTGHW
- a CDS encoding adenylate/guanylate cyclase domain-containing protein; the protein is MDIGTWLCGLGLGQYEQAFRENDIDPEVLMDLTAEDLVGLGIVSIGHRRKLLAAIAALRAGSMSATTPVTAVPTVTSGSAALAPEAERRQLTVMFVDLVDSTALAARLDPEEMAQVLRSYQSAVAGAIARFEGHVAKYMGDGVLAYFGYPRAHEDEAERAVRAGLAAVAAVHSLASADGDTLAARVGIATGPVVVGELIGEGAAREETVVGDTPNLAARLQTMAAPGTVVISARTRELIGGLFELTELGMQILKGFPVPVRPWRVVGEGAAESRFEALHGAGLTPLVGRDHEIGLLLEHWERAKEGDGQVVLLTGEPGIGKSRLLRALRGRLENEPHTALSHYCSPHHQTSPLYPVIGHLERAAGFAADDPAATRLDKLEALLALSTEHVAAVAPLLAALLSLETDARYLPLDMSPHRQKERTLEALVDQVLGLATRRPVLALFEDVHWADPTSLELLDLLVDRVQGAPVLVLITFRPEFVRRWTRYAHVTPLTLSRLSRRQGAAMVARLSGGKALPPAVLDQIVAKTDGVPLFVEELTRTVLETNLLRDEGDHYALAGPLQPMAIPTTLQESLLARLDRLAPAREVAQVAAAIGREFSYELLARTAQLPESDLQAGLDDLVDSGLVFRRGTPPQATYSFKHALVQDAAYATLVRVKRQRLHARIAAAIEQHFPETMQAQPELVAHYYTEGGLIEPATEYWLKAGQRAIARSAMAEALAQLRNGLNLAAGLPEADRRRRELDLQVALGVALMATQGWASPEAGRANARARELCEQIGATAQLWPVLYGQWVFHGVRAEHNAARDVADEFLRRAQNHQETSATIVAHRVSGTGALWRGEIAAARLHLERTLALYDPERHRSLAFFYVQDPRVAALSALSWTLLALGYPEQALARSREALDAANDLNHLNTLAYALLFACLFEQYRRAAPEARNRAEALVELSTEQGFPHFLAPATVIRGWALTESGELETGLAQLRQGLPAWRATGANVYEPHFLGLQAEALGRSGAVEEGLDLIAKALDRVEETGERWFEAELHRMMGELMLRLPRPDPIAAEARLCHAAATARRQGAKLWELRAATSLARLWIEQRRRSEAHDLLSPLYGQFAEGFETADLQAARAVLREIIVSSEKKPIPGPSS
- a CDS encoding HU family DNA-binding protein: MAKMTKTQLIDAIAEGTQLSKNDVKSVIEYMATVGYKELNESGEFVIPGFVKMSVVNKPATEARMGINPFTKEPMQFAAKPASKSVKASPLKVAKDAV